From the Ctenopharyngodon idella isolate HZGC_01 chromosome 3, HZGC01, whole genome shotgun sequence genome, one window contains:
- the LOC127510140 gene encoding alpha-2B adrenergic receptor-like, with product MLGVGDTLKNLSACNSNSSYSPEATAAFATAMILIMLFTIFGNILEIIAVLTIPFTLANELMGYWYFELFWCEIVVALDVLFCTSSIMHLCAISLDRYLSISRPVQYATQRTPRKIKGAIVVVWLISAIISFPPLVAVNKTQDGDCPQCKINEDVWYILYSSIGSFFAPCLITILVYVRIYQIAKKHIQCPPGEPRKDIAYSVPLGGVLQGGKDQGGVDPANVPNLAASRSEAIN from the coding sequence ATGTTGGGAGTAGGAGACACCTTGAAAAATCTCAGTGCATGCAATTCCAATTCTTCTTATTCCCCTGAAGCCACAGCTGCTTTTGCCACTGCAATGATTCTCATCATGCTCTTCACCATCTTTGGGAACATCCTGGAGATCATCGCTGTCCTGACCATCCCGTTCACCCTGGCCAATGAGCTGATGGGCTACTGGTACTTCGAATTGTTTTGGTGTGAGATTGTAGTGGCACTGGATGTGCTCTTCTGCACAAGTTCCATCATGCACCTGTGTGCCATCAGCCTGGACCGCTACCTGTCCATTTCCCGGCCAGTGCAGTATGCCACCCAGCGCACCCCTCGCAAGATCAAGGGCGCCATTGTGGTGGTGTGGCTCATTTCTGCCATCATCTCTTTCCCCCCACTGGTTGCCGTAAATAAGACCCAGGATGGGgactgcccacagtgcaaaatcAACGAGGATGTATGGTACATCCTGTACTCTTCCATTGGGTCATTCTTTGCCCCGTGCCTCATAACGATCCTGGTGTACGTTCGCATCTATCAGATTGCCAAGAAGCACATTCAATGTCCTCCAGGAGAGCCAAGAAAAGACATCGCATACAGTGTCCCTTTGGGAGGGGTGTTGCAGGGCGGCAAAGACCAGGGAGGTGTTGACCCTGCAAATGTTCCCAATTTGGCTGCTTCCAGATCTGAAGCCATAAACTAG
- the LOC127509776 gene encoding aerolysin-like protein translates to MPTMLKLIGGNEGDWFSFTGRNNGASLKRIWVWVGPSQVKAVRVWLSDGQNKTYGSPEGDYTEYMFQPGERITSLSLWGNGNGTRLGAIKFKTSRNNEFFVKMTSWGLKTEYPIDVGSGFCLGIKGRSTCDINCLGFEFLKNIQSVVLTNVSYPTIEKVIPQVASEGIKSVTLKNGTSVRTQQTVETSKKIIQTTSWSMSENITATFSVEVKAGIPSFGEASTGVSTTVGKENTYLHVNTTENTEIFSTDIEVPPGKKVDVKITIGRCSFDLPYTGTLRMTCSNGSVFSFQTKGQYKGVTYTDVNIDTKEFDL, encoded by the coding sequence ATGCCAACAATGCTGAAATTAATTGGTGGCAATGAAGGAGATTGGTTTTCATTTACTGGCAGGAACAATGGTGCCAGTTTGAAGAGGATATGGGTATGGGTGGGGCCATCGCAGGTGAAGGCTGTCAGggtctggctttcagatgggcAAAATAAAACCTATGGAAGCCCAGAGGGAGATTACACGGAGTACATGTTCCAGCCTGGTGAGAGAATCACCTCACTGTCCCTGTGGGGCAACGGTAATGGGACACGTCTCGGAGCCATTAAATTCAAGACCAGCCGAAATAATgaattttttgtgaaaatgacaaGCTGGGGTTTAAAAACAGAATACCCCATCGATGTCGGCTCTGGGTTTTGTCTGGGCATTAAAGGAAGATCCACATGTGACATTAACTGCTTGGGATTTGAGTTTCTCAAGAACATTCAATCCGTAGTTCTTACCAATGTCAGTTATCCCACTATTGAGAAAGTGATTCCACAGGTGGCATCGGAAGGAATCAAATCCGTCACGTTGAAAAATGGGACCTCTGTCAGAACACAGCAAACAGTCGaaacttcaaaaaaaataattcaaacaaCCTCGTGGTCTATGAGCGAAAACATTACAGCAACATTCAGTGTGGAGGTGAAGGCTGGGATCCCAAGCTTTGGAGAAGCTTCCACAGGAGTCAGTACTACCGTCGGAAAAGAAAACACTTACTTACATGTGAACACAACTGAAAACACTGAAATTTTTTCCACCGATATAGAAGTTCCACCAGGGAAGAAGGTGGATGTAAAGATCACTATTGGCAGATGCTCTTTTGATCTGCCTTACACTGGCACCTTGAGGATGACTTGCTCTAACGGcagtgtgttttcttttcaaaCCAAGGGTCAATACAAGGGTGTCACTTACACTGATGTAAACATAGATACTAAAGAATTTGATCTTTGA